AAaagcgttttgttttgtttttgctcttctCACATCAGTACAGCTCTATCTGCCCCCCTAGACTCATGAACCTCTTAGTTACTGCCCCTCCTTCTTGAAAGGACAACACAGGTACAGGTTCCTCGTGCCTGGCAGTCCCTGGAGGTCCCTGTGGTTTTCTAAGCAATCACTTTACTTCTCCCCAAGATACTGCGTGGGGACAAGAAGTCTCACTTGTGAGAATGTGGACACATGACAAGAAAACAGGTTGTGATgaggcatggtggaacatgcctggATCTGCAGCATTTGGGAAGAGATAAGACTTCTGTGGACCTGAGAACAAGAGACCTCTGCCCTCCGAAAATACAAGCTGTGGATTCCATCTCAGATGTCAACTAATGAAAGTGGAGAGCAGTCAGGGTGTTGTCCAAGTTATGCATTAATTATTTGGTGCTGGCAGGTGGTTCTAAATAACTGGTTATATCCCAGAGAATATGAAGAAGTTGTGATGCACCTGAACACAAACTTACCTGAATTGATGTTAAGATGGAAGAGACATCGTATGTGGGACTCCATCGATTCTGCAGGATATCTAAACATATGCTACCATCAGCATACACTGCAAAACAACACAGTTAGTTACAAGCAACTCTCATGCCACTGAGAGCACGTCAGCACACACACTGAACTCTGTCTTACAGGGAAGCTTGTTCTGAAAGGAACGTCTGCCTCACTACACCTGACATTTTTGGAAGGCtgagggaaatttttctgaagcCTGCCATACATTCATTACCCCATTTTGGGTCCaaggttgtagctcagtggtagtgtgCCTGCTTCATATGTGCAGGCCTGGGCTCACTCCCCAGCACCCAAACCAAAACTACTCCCCTTTCTTAAGTCTCAAGTAGAGATCCTGAGAAAGACCCACTTCTAGAGATGGTTCTCAGAGGATCATCAATACAGAGATTTACTTGTAGGACTTTCACAACTGCATAatctatgaggaaaaaaaagcaaactccCTTGTGGTCCAAAAGTCTGGCTAAACTACGGCACTCATGTCTGGAAGTGCAGCTTGGTGGTGGAGCAATTATACTCATGGACAAAGTCCTGGGTTCCCAGCATtacaaaaatagtaaataatgaCACATTCAAGGAACATTATTTAAAGCCATTAAAAATGCCACCTATCTCCTGTGTTTGCCACaaaattaaggaatttttttctttctagacagGTTCTCAATattatagccctggctgggctgaaagtcactatgtagtccaggctggacttgaactcacagagattggcaTGCCTCTACCtgaaaaaaagcttaaaaattaTCCAGTAGGTTTCATATTttgatccttaaaaaaaaaaaaattatataaatacctTCACTTTGACTAAATGAGGACACAGACATTTGTAAAATTAATGTCAAAATATTTACAGCTAAGACTGATAGCTGATATTTATCCTTATAATACGCATCCGATCCCTGAAATGCCCAGCTACACACAagtggaagaaaaaggaagaatgaagtcaACACTCAAACCCTTAGGCCAATGTTACAGACATTGCCGATGAGTGTGGCTTCATTCCTTTAGAAGAGTGTCGTGTAGTCCACGGCTGCTCTCAGCCCAGCACAGCTCTGAGCTCTaaccctccctcctgcctctctctacctcccagagATTGTGTTGGGATTACATAGGCATGTTCCACTTCTGGCAATCTTACCAAACTGCAAAACCTCAGAACCAGGATATTCTCCATAGAAAACAGGATTGAGggaaaaagagtgtgtgtgtgagtgtgagtgtaaaCCCTAGGGTCTCCTCGTTCCGTCCCTGTTATACCCCTCAGGGCAATTTTGCCTACCCTCCTGGCCTCACTTCTCTGTGCTAACAGTTAACCTCAGTCCAGAACTTTTGGCCTGAGAGTTTAAGTCAGCCACGTCTCATCTTTCCTACAGAATGACATGGCACATACacggaagaagaagaagaaaaaagcatcTGAAAAGTCTTGAactagttttgatttttgagatgccAAAAAGAAACTTGCATCTAAATGTCCATCACTGATCCACAGGTAAGCGGAATCCATGCAAATAGTAAAATACTCTTCAAGCAGTAGGGACAGAGTACAGCTAAGGTCATCATGCCGGGCAGACCTAGGGTGACATAGGTGAACAGGCAGTAACGGCAGTGGGTGCTAAGAGCCCATTAAAACAAAGTGCCCAGACTATCTGTAGTAACTCACAAGAGAAGGAAGCCAGCCACATTCATAGTTTTGCTGTGTCTGACTACAAGCAAACTCTACCGAACTGTGTTATTTTACTGTGCTGTACTTTTGTAATGTAGTGTAATTGTGTAatgcagtggtggagcacaccttcaatcccagtactcaagaggcagatagatctcggAGTTCGTGCCAACcctgtctacaaagcaagttccaggacagccggggctgcCTTGAAAAATCAACCAACAAACAGGAATTGGCAAGTAGAATGATGCATACTTTCTATATGTGAGCGTGTCAACCCGAGACTGGGCATGCAGGTCAGGTtgtggagtgcttgcctactgTGTAAATGTCCAGTTTGAGtcctagcaccacataaattgggcatggtggcacctgcCCATAAGCACCCTGGAGCTGATCCTGAGCTCATTCATCCTTGGATCCATTGAtctgaaggccagcctggctatgAGATCCTATCATTTAACGGTTTGACTCATTtgagtgtgcacacacgtgcatgtgtgctctagtgacacatgtggagatcagaggacaacctgcaggaattGATTCTATCATGGACATCCTGGGGACCGAACTCAGGCTGGCACACTTAGTGGGAAATCCCTTTTTACCTactgagacattttattttgttttaggagatAGACTCTCAGTCCAGTCTTAAGTAGCTAAGAACGACATTGAATTCCTGACTACCCACCTCCTGGCTTGAATGTGTGGTTTTTAAAAGCTAAGTTTCAGGTAAAATTTGTGTTAagcaaataaatgtttattacttttaattcAGATGTTATTAAATTACTTTAATTCACACATGGAACCCTGTGAAGACTCTAGCAATGAAACTGTAGCTAACACAGGCATGCAAACAGTAGTTGAAGACCAGCCCTAACTCTAAGAGTGAGCTGTACCCAAGGGGAGGAACAAACCCTCCCCCCTCAACCCACCTCTGACAGGGTCTAGGAGGCTGCTACTTACCATTTGGATGAAACATTTTGGATAAAAACCTAACGGTTGGTGGTTTATTTGGATATTCTTCAGAAAATTCTATTACTAGTTTAAAAGTACCTAAATAGAAAACAGACCAAAGTACAATAAAGACAAACATGACTTttaaatgtcttcatcaaataATTCTTAATTCCATTATCAAATTTTGTACAACCACACTCGTTAGCCTGGGAACTCTCATGTAGCATATAAAATATCTAACATACTTCCGTTAGACTATGAACAAGCAATGCTGTCAAAAGCTCAGAGGATAAGCCCTTTCTTTCATGGGCTACTTGAGAAATGTGTAAGCGGTAACTGTCACATCTGACTGTCTGACTGGTTAGTAGGACTTGTGCAGGCAGGTAGGCAGCACACCTGGgatgtgtggaggtcagcagtCAGTTGCTCTGAAGTtagttctttcctcccacctttCCCtgagttctaggaatcaaactcggATTGTCATGGTTGGTGTGGGCAAGCTCCTTCACCCTCTGAGCTATCTCATCACTCTCAATTGTCAGATTTTTGGAAGGCAACTGGGCCCTAgctactaatattttaaaaatacacacttaAAGAACTAGAAAGTTGTTTACAGCTTAAAAGGAGGTGCCAAAGGATTCTGAAAGCTGACTACCACCTGGCAAAGGGCAGCTTAGGCTCCGATACTGATGGGAAaggtagttttattttcatttaaacacGCTAAGAACCAGTTATGTAGCTCACATCTTCACTTGTCATAGATTTGGAGCACACTCCACTTTGTTACTTTTTGATGTTGCTATTAGTTGGAAACTTGGGGTTAGAGAGGTTAAAGATATAAGCTAATGAGTGCTAAGTCCTAGCTCATATCTGCATACACATTAATAGAGGAAACAGACAGTTAACAAAGTTAGTCTTAACTACTACGCTGAGGATCAAACTACAAGGGCCTTATGGAGGTCTTAGGCGTATACTCTTTGCTGACCTACACTTCTAGCCCTTAATGTGTTTCAAGTTTACATTCTCATTTTTGCAATTATAAAAACAGCTGgactaaattaaaaaataaataaataaataaataaaaacccaactGGACTATACAGTTTCAAGTAAGCATGTGAGGAAGCTGAGCTTTCTGTTCTCAGGACCACTCAGCAGTATCAGTCCCACTATGGGTAAGAAGCAGATTCATGAAACCAAGAGGCAGAGAATAGCGTAGACTATGATTAACTCACCATGGCAACAGACACAAGAACGCCAAGAACCAGATAGAACCAAGCGGCAGCAAAGTTACAAAACAATTTTGTGGCCTGAATATTACCACTTTCTGATTTCCAAagcattgttttttaaaaatatctttaattaaaataatggttGCAAAAATCTCTGAGATTCAGAGCTGAGATTTACTGGCTCTGTGTTTCTGTACAGACTGCTTCCAATAACCTACTGGAACTTGTACCAGAAATTGTTAACGTGacagctggggatgtagctcagttataGAACACTTGCATAGCAAGCAGATAAAAAGCCTGGGGTGGGATGCATAGGAAATATTgtcatcccagctactcaggcAGCTAAGACAAGATGTCAAGTTACAGGCCAACCTGGCAACTCTgcaggaccttgtctcaaaataaagtaaaaagggtTGGGAGCTCAGTGGAAAGTGCTGGCTTGGCACACCTGGGGTCATTCTCCAGCTGTCAAAACAGAGGACCTGAGAAAATCCTCCAATTTATCAAAAAGTAACCGAGCCTTATAACATAGTAACCTAAATAATATACTTAAGAGACATACTAAATAACATACTTAAAGACTTGCTAGTGACAAACACATTGTACAGTTCTCCTTCATGTTTGGTTTAAAGATGACAACTGGGTTCTCTTATCTACATGCACTCTGTTACAATATGTTGTTTGGTTGACATACAGTACATAAGAAAATATGGCCTCATACAATATGTAATCCTGAAAAGGATTTTCACAGCCCTTTCAGATAACTAGACTGGTCTGATATTGCATAagttttttttggtgttgttttgatttttttaaaggtttgttgcAATGGAgcattgggagaaaaaaaaattccaaaaaacaaaaaccacctctCGGTACTCAATTACAagtttaatgtaattttaaagtataaacagaaaaaaaaaaaaaaaaaaagtaaagtacaGCAGAATTTAACTGCTGtaaagttttgtctttttttttttttttttttttttttgagaatgctACAAACAGACCCAAGGTCATGCCAGGTACACTCCCAGTAACTCAGCTTCTGCTCTAGGCTGCCAGCTCCACCCACTCTGCTGTGGAAGTACCTCTGAGGTCCCTTCATCACCCACAGTATTAAAGAGCAGTCCAAATGTAATGATGAGCAATTTCAACTATCACCATGTCCTTTTAACATGCAAAGAACACAGCCACTGTTAGCACAGTGTGGGCCACAGTCTCAGCTTGTCCTTAGATGCTCAATTCATTAGGCTGCTTTTCTATCAGCAATGCAAAGGTCAACACAGCACTGCTATCAAAAGGATCACATGGTCTCCTGAACGGAGGACTCAAGACATCCTGAAGGGTTTGGGAACGGACAACTGAGAAGTCCTGACATAGCTAAAAAATTTTTGCTACAATCATTCAGTAGCTCCTGAGATTCCTCATGCCTAAGAAGGAGAACagtcctagcatttggaaggcagaggtaggaggatttctcTGAGTTTAGACCTACAGAAGAGGCTACAGTGAGATCTATCTCAAATATACAGATGCTAGGATCATTCTACAGCATCTTTGTCTAAGACCTACACCTAGACCGGCCTTCTTATTCTTCAACAGGTACTTAATATCCCAGCGCCAAGAATGGTACCACTCGCTTCTCAGGCTTTCAGGTGGTTCCCTCACAAATAGTTCACAGTAACTATTCTTGTCAAACATGCTGAACAGATGAATTCTGAAGTCATTCTGATAATTAACAGCAAagctgtttaattttttaaaatccactATAATTAGGGAAAATCTTTCAGTACCCGCCTAAAGTCAGTTTAATAAACTTAATTATGATTACAGATTAGAACCATTCTCCCATTTTCCTGGCTCCTGTTAGACCCAACTTGAGATGCAAATGACTGCATGATGTTTCTGGGTGCTAAATGCTGAGCAGTGAAGCTATGAACTCAGGACTCAGGGGCGCCTGGCAGTGGAGTGCTTCCCTAGAACATACCAActctggatttgatccctagcactagggaaaaaaagaaataaaatgttttacctCAAGACCCTCATCAATGCAGACAAGAAAGCAAGGAAACACAGTCACCCACTTGGTAGTACCCAAGGAGGACCCTCTATTAGGCCGCCCAAACATCAACTATTTTGTAACACAGACCACTTAGACCTACAGCTCTATAGGCAACCCACGTCACACAGGGAACTGGTGAGAGGTGACCAAGAtgatgtgcaaaaaaaaaaaaaaaatccccatgaaTTCTAACTTTTCATTTGCTTGCTTAGTATGCCAAGAGCTTATTAAAAGTAGAGCCTGTCTTCAAACAGTGCTAGAGTCTCTGACCAAAGGGCACCCTTTAATATGTAGATAATAAGAATACTTACCATCTTCAAAGGGTGTCCCTTCTGGTCTGAAAACAAAAAGATCTCTGATTAAAATCAGCTCTTcactcttccttccctgtctttaGGGAGGGCAGGGTAACCTGGGGCAGGGAGGACGCGCTCGCCCTGCGCTGAGGGCTGCGCAAACTCACCGGTCAGACTGCCGTCGCCTTGGCTTGAACTCAGGCAGCACAAAGGACTCTCAATGCTCAAGTCCTTTTTGAAAGGAAACTCGTCTTTGATTTTGTTGCAAAAGAATACAGTACAGCCAAGTGTGGCGGCGCACACCCAAGTATAGTGGCAcccacctttattcccagcactgggaaggaggCGGCAGGTAGatggatttcttgagtttgaggccagcctgggctacagtgtaagttccaggacagccagaggctacacagagaaaccctgttttcaaaaccaaaaccaaccaaccaacaaaaacccaagagTCTACAAGTGGCCCTGGTACCACACACTTGCATTCGCagagactcaggaggcagaagcaggaggatgtcaGAGTTTGAGGACTGCCTAAGATACACAGTCTTAGGCCAGCCTGACTAACATGGCAAGGCCATCTCAAactaagattttaaaaaggatggtgtaacacacacacaggaggaaaaaaaaaaaaaaaaaaaaagtgggggatgCAGGTAtcctagcccaggctggcccgaCTGTGCTATCGTCCTGTCTTAGACTCCTGAGCGCTAGGGTTTATTAAGGATAAGTCAGTATAcctattttgattttcttgagataaggtcttactaagtaaatagcccaggatggcttctacattgtgatccttctgcctcagccttccaggggCTATGATTACAGCTGACTGACCAGGACTGACCAGGAAGGTTAGGCAAACACCCCACCACTGAGCTAGCTATATTCCTAGTCCCCCACTAGTTCTAAGTGTAGATACTTGTAAGACAGCTTACTGATCAAGGGTACTTGAAAAACCTCTTACaggagtttgatttccagcacccatgtcagggaGCTTACAACTTCAGGACATCAGAcactggcctctggcttccaatGGGTACCTGCTCTCTTATACATGTATCCTTCAAACcctagtgtttttttgtttttgtttttgttttttcgagacagggtttctctgtattgccctggctgtcctggaactcactttgtagaccaggctggccttgaactcagagatccgcctgcctctgcctcctgagtgctgggattaaaggcgtgcaccaccacgcctggctcaaacCCTAGTTTTTAATCAATTACCTGGGTTGACTGTAAAAATCATACTATACCATAACTAGCTCTAGTGGTAAATTCCCATAATCCCATATatagacaaacaaacataatCAAAAACTTGTTACATTTTAAATCAAAAAGGATGTGCAGGGCTAGCAAGACAGTTTAGCAGGCAGAACTACTCGCCATACTGTCTCTTGAACacatgatggagggagagaaatgactaCACAGTTGTCATCTTACCTCTACACCGAGTGCTATGGGTTACAGACACCTACTcacagtcagccagccagccagccagcacgCAGGCATGCGCATTTgcacacaaataataaacaagaaattaaaaaggtATTATATGGTAGCCTATGCCTgtgttcccagcactgaggatgtTGAAGCAAGAAGATCCCAAGTCTGAAAAATGCACagaaatctttttgttgtttttttgcctACTGTCCCTCAGTAGGCAGCATGGACCTTAGCCTCCAAGTGCTGGATCAAAGGGCTGAACCCCACCCTTGTCAAGAGTCTATCTCAATAAAACCTCAAAGGTGCTAGGAATGAATCCCAGTGATGGATTTGCCTACAGGGTGTTAAGATGCTTGGATTCAACCTCAGCATTACCCAAAGTCATCCAATGGCTTCTCGGTGGGCTGTGCACACATGATTTTTAGCTAAAATTCTTGTCACAGCAAAGTTTTCAGTCCTTTCGGTTCCAAGTGTTCTTACAGCTCCAACAGTAGGGGCATAAACACTTGCAAGGCACATTAGGTGATTTACCTGATCTTCTTTATCAGCCCATTTAATTTCAAGTATTTGCTTATTATATGGGGATCAAGCCCAGAGCCATATGCATGGCAGGCAAGCAGTCTACTATTCAGCTTCACTCAAAGCCTTCACAACCTAGGATCAGTTACCTGGAGTGACCATAAAACCATACCATAGCCAGGTACAGTGTCACACGCCCACAATCCCAGCTACTCCAGAGGGACTAAAGCAAGAGGATCACTTCAGCCCGGTTCAGAATCACCCTGAGCAACACTGCAGCACACCTTGGCTCAAGGGAAAGGAGCCAAATGAAACATAACAGCAAGGAGCAGACCAATTTTATATAACTGCCCCAGACTCAATAAAATGTTTCAGGAGCTGGGGATACAGCTTAGCGATGAGAGCACTACCCCACAAGTGAGTTTCAGAATGGACCTCAGCCTCTCTCCCGAGGGCTGATCTACTTACCTTCCCTGAGCAATCCCTAGTTCAACTCACCCAAATATAACTGCGTTCCACTGCATGATGTTGTTTTCAGATGGGGCGCCACTGACCCCCACAGGTGGGTCCTCTTGCAATCTAGAAATCCAGAGCAGTCATTTTCAGAGTTGAACATAAAGGTCAGTGAGGTCAAGTTCTACTGAACCTATTCTGACAGACTGGCTAGACTGACTTGTTACAGTTGGAGCTGAAATGAGCTACGATTTAAATGAATCAGCCAGGTTAATATACTTATTAATACTACCAGTGATCTCTAAGTTCTTCAAACAGCAAGATTTAAGATATGGTCTCTTGAGGAACTCATTTTCAGAGTGCCCTCTTGACCCACTAAAGTTTACAATTTTAGCAATGAAAAATACTTTTAGGTGGTAGTGGTTGTCCACACCTttagacccagcacttgggatgtaggtggatctctgtgagttcgaggccagtctggtctacagagtgagttccaaaacagccagggttacacagaaaaaccttgtctcaaaagacaaaaaccaaacacaacaaaaacaaagacttaCAATTTTCGTACCTTAATCATGGAAGGATCTCCAGTCCTAACTACAGACATGACACTACACAACACAAAAATGTAGGAAATCTCTATACACAAAATGACTAAAAAAAACAGACTCAATGTAACTAGAAAGCAAGTCTAACTTTATGGCCTGTGCTTCAGACAGTGGCTTTCTAAAGTAGCCAGAAGCTCCAGCTAGCTTTCCCAGCAGTCTCTATTTTAAAAACTCTGCTCTCAGGCCAAATATACCTCAGGCCTTCATACAATGCTTTCAACAGACGTCATCATCAATCTCATGTAACCTCAAGATCCTTGGAAAACCACCAAAGGCACCTTGTATTCAACTGGGGATCAAGTACAGAAATTGCAAAAATGAACAagagataaataataatagaTGATGTATTATCCATAATGGAAAGTTTTATTTGCGTATCAGTTACAGAGCTAATCAAATATAGTGACTTCAAGCGCTGGGTGACTTTTGCACCAAAAAGGGCATCTCTTTGTCTGGCAgatcattaaaaattttttaaaaaagcaaacaaacaaacaacaacaataaacctgTCCATCACACGAAGTATGTCGAGATTGATTTTTAAGTGGACACTTGGCAAACTGGTCAACCTCAAGCAGACTAGGCCACTAACAGGATTGAGAGGGACGAATTTACTGCTTCATTCCTCAATTGTGTGGCTAAAATCAGCAACGAACTAAATGATGAAGTTGTCCAGGTCCCAAGACAACAGCTTCCAAATGCCTCATAAAGGGcttgtttcccccccccctcatAAAGGGCTTTATAATGGCGAAGTTGAGCAGTTGCTTCCTGAGAGGCAAATCTAAGTTTTTATATCACAGATTTGTCTCAATCACAGCGGGTCTGCCCAGAAAGAAAACTTAGAGGAGTATCTAGTTGCTGGATTTCAAGTTACTGTTTCTGCACTTGTACGTTTCCAAGGAGAGGTAAACAATTGGGAGAAGCGGGAGAGGTCATCTTCTCCCTTCAAGCCCCACATTTCCTATAA
This sequence is a window from Mus pahari chromosome 14, PAHARI_EIJ_v1.1, whole genome shotgun sequence. Protein-coding genes within it:
- the Ube2b gene encoding ubiquitin-conjugating enzyme E2 B, translating into MSTPARRRLMRDFKRLQEDPPVGVSGAPSENNIMQWNAVIFGPEGTPFEDGTFKLVIEFSEEYPNKPPTVRFLSKMFHPNVYADGSICLDILQNRWSPTYDVSSILTSIQSLLDEPNPNSPANSQAAQLYQENKREYEKRVSAIVEQSWNDS